From one Musa acuminata AAA Group cultivar baxijiao chromosome BXJ2-6, Cavendish_Baxijiao_AAA, whole genome shotgun sequence genomic stretch:
- the LOC135613644 gene encoding protein LAX PANICLE 2-like, which produces MVPTWNLLRRHCETYGAYFCGGDSRFHDIYGLSPLKPNCSMADKPSSAPEDEQHGPGTVEVGEDTNSSKDWLRLGLASPPVAIESRPERLKAEIELLCGEPSSSSVLPTSATYPVTSRGISGFRAPVMGTTVIPWASYRQEMPRGPWSANLPMGATSSMIPPPVMPEFVARQFMYPISSPALPSAPEVWPDMRVVSPPRRPQSGVWFMLRAAQNQGREPFLPQIPKSYLRIKDGRMTVRLLMKYLATRLGLEDESEVEITCRGQLLLPFLTLQHVRDNVWCSRETMALLQDSPSIQHVMMLQYNRSEYNSAQSYV; this is translated from the exons ATGGTCCCAACTTGGAATCTCCTCCGCCGACACTGCGAGACCTACGGGGCTTACTTTTGTGGTGGCGACTCTCGTTTCCATGATATCTACGGCTTGTCTCCGCTGAAGCCGAACTGCTCGATGGCAGACAAGCCCTCCTCAGCTCCAGAAGACGAACAACATGGACCAGGTACCGTAGAGGTCGGGGAAGACACCAACAGTTCCAAGGACTGGCTCCGATTAGGCCTCGCTTCTCCTCCCGTCGCTATTGAATCTAGGCCGGAGCGGCTGAAGGCGGAGATCGAGTTATTATGCGGTGAGCCTTCCTCGTCGTCGGTGTTGCCTACGTCAGCGACGTACCCTGTCACAAGCCGGGGTATCAGCGGCTTTCGAGCTCCCGTGATGGGCACGACGGTAATACCTTGGGCGAGCTACCGGCAGGAGATGCCACGGGGACCTTGGAGTGCTAATCTCCCCATGGGGGCTACATCGTCGATGATACCACCACCTGTGATGCCGGAGTTCGTTGCCCGTCAGTTCATGTACCCGATCTCGAGCCCGGCGTTACCGTCGGCGCCAGAGGTTTGGCCAGATATGAGGGTGGTCAGCCCACCACGCAGACCGCAGTCGGGCGTTTGGTTCATGCTTCGGGCTGCGCAAAACCA AGGGCGGGAGCCTTTTTTGCCACAGATACCCAAGAGCTACTTGAGAATTAA GGATGGAAGGATGACAGTCAGGTTGCTGATGAAGTACCTGGCGACCAGGCTGGGTTTGGAGGATGAGTCGGAG GTGGAGATAACATGTAGAGGTCAACTGCTGCTTCCCTTCTTGACATTGCAACATGTTCGAGATAACGTATGGTGTTCGAGGGAGACCATGGCATTGTTGCAAGACTCGCCCAGCATCCAACACGTCATGATGTTGCAGTACAACAGAAGTGAGTATAATTCAGCTCAATCTTATGTATGA
- the LOC103988594 gene encoding transport inhibitor response 1-like protein Os04g0395600, with translation MTYFPEEVVEHIFDFLSSHRDRNIVSTVCKAWYRVERLSRRIVFVGNCYAVRPGRVMARFPGMKCLSVKGKPHFADFNLVPHDWGGFALPWIEAAARGCPGLEELRLKRMVVSDESLELLARSFPNFKALVLVSCEGFTTDGLAAIATHCRGLRELDLQENEVEDHGRQWLSCFPDSCTSLESLNFACLKGEVNAGALERLVARCVNLRSLKLNRAISVESLARILARTPHLVELGTGSFTVEHRAEAYQRLIHAFRKCKSLKSLSGFWDVAPRCLQSIYSICPNLTVLNLSYAPAIQGADLVKLIRHCFKLQKLWVLDCIGDKGLAVVASTCQELQELRVFPSDIYGTGTAAVTEEGLVAISSGCSKLNSLLYFCHQMTNAALITVAKNCPHFTRFRLCILDPGKPDPDTNQPLDEGFGAIVRSCKDLRRLSLSGLLTDKVFLYIGEYAARLEMLSIAFAGDSDKGMVYVLNGCKNLRKLEIRDSPFGDAALLENVGKYETMRSLWMSSCDVTLGGCKALAAKMPRLNVEVINDRDESDEMEENPSDMHKVEKMYVYRTLAGARNDAPEFVEIL, from the exons ATGACTTACTTCccagaggaggtggtggagcacATCTTCGACTTCCTCAGCTCGCACCGCGACCGTAACATCGTGTCGACGGTGTGCAAGGCATGGTATCGTGTCGAGCGGCTCAGCCGCCGCATTGTGTTCGTTGGCAACTGCTATGCCGTGCGGCCAGGACGAGTAATGGCGAGGTTCCCTGGAATGAAGTGTCTCAGCGTCAAGGGGAAGCCCCATTTTGCCGATTTCAACTTGGTCCCACATGATTGGGGTGGCTTCGCGCTGCCATGGATTGAGGCCGCCGCCCGCGGTTGCCCTGGTCTCGAGGAGCTCCGTCTGAAGAGAATGGTGGTGTCCGATGAGAGCCTTGAGCTCCTTGCACGCTCCTTCCCCAACTTCAAGGCCCTTGTTCTCGTCAGCTGCGAGGGTTTCACCACTGATGGGCTTGCTGCGATCGCTACTCATTGTAG GGGTCTTAGGGAGCTAGATTTACAGGAAAATGAGGTGGAAGATCATGGCAGGCAGTGGCTCAGTTGCTTCCCTGATTCTTGTACTTCCCTAGAGTCCCTGAACTTTGCTTGCCTCAAAGGGGAGGTGAATGCAGGTGCTCTCGAGAGACTTGTTGCTCGGTGCGTGAACCTCAGGAGCTTGAAGCTTAATCGTGCAATATCTGTTGAGTCACTTGCCAGGATACTTGCCCGAACCCCCCATTTGGTCGAACTTGGAACTGGTTCGTTCACCGTTGAGCACCGTGCTGAAGCTTACCAGAGGCTGATACATGCCTTCCGAAAATGCAAGTCACTAAAGAGTTTGTCAGGTTTCTGGGATGTTGCTCCACGCTGCTTGCAGTCTATCTATTCCATCTGTCCAAACCTTACTGTTTTAAACCTGAGCTATGCTCCTGCAATCCAGGGTGCTGATTTAGTAAAGCTGATTCGTCACTGTTTCAAACTTCAAAAGCTTTGG GTATTAGATTGCATCGGAGACAAAGGACTAGCAGTTGTGGCTTCCACTTGCCAAGAGTTACAGGAGTTGAGGGTCTTTCCTTCTGATATCTATGGAACTGGCACTGCCGCTGTGACTGAAGAAGGGCTGGTTGCCATATCTTCAGGTTGCTCAAAGCTGAACTCTTTGCTGTATTTCTGCCACCAGATGACAAATGCTGCACTCATCACTGTTGCAAAGAACTGTCCCCATTTCACACGGTTCAGACTGTGTATCCTTGATCCTGGGAAGCCAGACCCCGACACTAATCAACCACTGGATGAAGGTTTTGGGGCTATCGTGCGCTCGTGTAAAGATCTGAGGAGACTATCACTATCAGGTCTTCTAACCGACAAGGTTTTCTTGTATATTGGTGAGTATGCTGCACGTCTTGAGATGCTTTCAATTGCATTTGCTGGTGATAGCGATAAGGGAATGGTTTACGTGCTCAATGGATGCAAGAATCTTAGGAAGCTTGAAATAAGGGACAGTCCATTCGGTGATGCTGCACTTTTGGAGAATGTGGGCAAGTATGAAACAATGCGATCCCTTTGGATGTCATCCTGTGATGTTACTTTAGGGGGGTGTAAGGCACTTGCAGCAAAGATGCCGAGATTGAATGTGGAGGTCATAAACGACAGAGACGAAAGCGATGAGATGGAGGAAAATCCTAGCGACATGCATAAGGTAGAGAAAATGTATGTGTATCGGACTCTGGCTGGAGCAAGGAATGATGCACCAGAATTCGTTGAGATATTGTAG